A genomic region of Ignavibacteria bacterium contains the following coding sequences:
- the rsgA gene encoding ribosome small subunit-dependent GTPase A: protein MKGIVCRIESKDYYVLYNDKEIRCSLRGKLKLEAEWKKEKLLYTDLIVVGDYVDFELNEDGTGVIEKIPERRNYLSRKAPYIKGVSEKGKRFEQIIAANIDYTFCVVSVDKPKFNNRVLDRMLVTAESCETTPIIVINKYDLLKKKKRDYWYELYTTLGYKVIRTSVITGQGIDEIKEVINGKTSVFIGHSGVGKSSILNQLDPRINQKVGEVSEAWNKGRHTTVTAQLFKLNENTFVIDTPGVREIEPYGLTREDITHYFKEISIVARNCKFNTCTHTHEPDCAVKKAVEEEIIPYERYESYLRLVETLDEEKF, encoded by the coding sequence ATGAAAGGAATAGTTTGCAGGATAGAAAGTAAGGACTATTATGTCCTTTACAATGACAAAGAAATAAGATGCTCGCTTCGAGGAAAATTAAAACTTGAAGCAGAATGGAAAAAAGAAAAACTTCTTTATACTGATTTGATTGTTGTTGGTGACTATGTAGATTTTGAACTCAATGAAGATGGAACAGGTGTAATTGAAAAAATTCCCGAACGACGAAATTATCTTTCAAGAAAAGCACCTTACATTAAAGGTGTCTCTGAAAAAGGGAAAAGATTTGAACAGATTATAGCTGCAAACATTGATTATACTTTTTGTGTTGTCTCAGTTGATAAACCCAAATTCAATAATCGAGTTCTCGACAGAATGCTTGTAACTGCTGAAAGTTGTGAGACAACTCCAATTATTGTGATCAATAAATATGATTTACTGAAAAAAAAGAAAAGAGATTATTGGTATGAATTGTACACTACTCTCGGTTATAAAGTGATTAGGACTTCTGTTATTACAGGTCAGGGTATTGATGAAATTAAAGAAGTAATTAATGGTAAAACTTCAGTATTTATCGGTCATTCGGGCGTTGGAAAGTCATCAATATTGAATCAGCTTGATCCCCGTATAAATCAAAAAGTCGGCGAAGTTTCGGAAGCATGGAATAAGGGTCGACATACAACAGTCACTGCACAACTTTTCAAATTAAATGAAAATACTTTTGTTATAGATACACCAGGTGTTAGAGAAATTGAACCTTACGGATTAACAAGGGAAGATATAACTCATTACTTTAAAGAAATTTCAATAGTCGCTCGAAATTGTAAATTTAATACCTGCACCCACACTCACGAACCAGATTGTGCAGTGAAAAAAGCAGTTGAAGAAGAAATTATTCCTTACGAAAGATATGAAAGTTATCTAAGATTAGTTGAAACTCTTGATGAAGAAAAGTTTTGA